One genomic window of Nicotiana sylvestris chromosome 10, ASM39365v2, whole genome shotgun sequence includes the following:
- the LOC104243941 gene encoding peptidyl serine alpha-galactosyltransferase isoform X2: MHSYKKAQQPGPITRLLSCTDEERKNYRGMELAPTFEVPSMSRHPKTGDWYPAINKPAGVVHWLKYSKEAQNVDWVVILDADMIIRGPIVPWEIGAEKGRPVSAYYGYLIGCDNVLAKLHTKHPELCDKVGGLLAMHIDDLRALAPLWLSKTEEVREDRAHWPTNYTGDIYGTGWISEMYGYSFGAAEARLRHKINDNLMIYPGYIPREGVEPILMHYGLPFNVGNWSFSKLQHHDDDIVYNCSRLFPEPPYPREITQMEPDRNKRRALFLNIECINTLNEGLLLQHAAFGCPKPKWSKYLSFLKSKTFAELSRAKPLTSQSRQMMEVEVHKEVDNAPEKPHPKIHTIFSTECSPYFDWQTVGLVHSFYKSGQPGNITRLLSCTEEDLKQYKGHDLAPTHYVPSMSRHPLTGDWYPAINKPAAVLHWMNHVKTDAEYIVILDADMIMRGPITPWEFNAARGHPVSTPYDYLIGCDNVLAKLHTRHPEACDKVGGVIIMHVDDLRKFALQWLHKTVEVRLDRSHWSKNITGDVYEAGWISEMYGYSFGAAELNLRHVISDEILIYPGYVPAPGVNYRVFHYGLEYRVGNWSFDKANWRHVDLVNQCWAKFPDPPDPSSLDQSDNNSLQRDLLSIECATTLNEALHIHHERRKCPDPNSISTANQDTTNETRTNAETRTNDDESRTNAETRTNDDETRTNAETRTNGETRTDSETRTSAEARMAVETTTSRKFGKVDDIQGLRHDDVPKNNSQQSSQPDTSNGTFSSMRFWIMALWAVSIFAFLGVMSVMLKGRKGLKKRGKGYKSKRRTSYSGFWNTNGQDNRHIRSAETA, translated from the exons GTATCCCGCAATAAACAAACCAGCTGGAGTTGTTCACTGGCTTAAATACAGCAAAGAGGCACAAAATGTTGATTGGGTTGTCATACTGGACGCAGACATGATTATTCGAGGTCCAATTGTACCATGGGAGATTGGGGCAGAGAAAGGGAGGCCTGTTTCTGCGTATTATGG GTATTTAATTGGATGCGATAATGTTCTTGCGAAGCTGCATACAAAGCATCCCGAACTCTGTGACAAGGTTGGTGGGCTATTAGCCATGCATATAGATGATCTTCGAGCTTTGGCACCGCTATGGCTTTCGAAGACTGAAGAAGTACGGGAAGACAGAGCTCACTGGCCAACCAATTATACCGGCGATATCTACGGAACAGGGTGGATCAGTGAGATGTATGGATATTCATTTGGTGCTGCGGAGGCAA GACTCCGGCATAAGATTAATGATAACTTGATGATATATCCTGGCTATATTCCACGAGAGGGTGTTGAACCTATTCTTATGCACTATGGCTTGCCTTTTAATGTTGGAAACTGGTCATTCAGTAAACTACAACATCACGATGATGACATTGTCTATAATTGCAGTCGGCTCTTCCCTGAACCTCCTTATCCCCGAGAG ATAACACAGATGGAACCGGATCGTAACAAAAGGAGGGCGCTGTTTCTGAATATAGAGTGCATTAATACCTTGAATGAGGGCCTTTTGTTACAGCATGCTGCCTTTGGATGCCCTAAGCCAAAGTGGTCAAAGTATCTAAGCTTCTTAAAGAGCAAAACATTCGCTGAACTAAGTCGGGCAAAACCTTTGACTTCCCAAAGTCGGCAGATGATGGAGGTTGAAGTTCATAAAGAAGTTGATAATGCGCCTGAAAAGCCACATCCAAAAATCCACACCATTTTCTCTACAGAATGTTCACCTTACTTTGATTGGCAAACAGTGGGGCTTGTCCACAGTTTTTACAAGAGCGGTCAGCCAGGGAATATTACGAGGCTTCTAAGCTGTACAGAGGAAGACTTAAAGCAATACAAAGGCCATGATCTAGCTCCCACCCACTATGTCCCATCCATGAGCCGACATCCATTAACTGGAGACTG GTATCCGGCAATCAACAAACCAGCCGCAGTTCTTCACTGGATGAATCATGTGAAGACAGATGCTGAATACATTGTGATTCTAGATGCCGACATGATCATGAGAGGACCAATAACACCATGGGAATTCAATGCAGCTCGCGGCCATCCAGTTTCAACTCCCTATGA CTACCTTATTGGCTGTGACAACGTACTTGCAAAGCTCCACACTCGCCATCCTGAAGCTTGTGACAAGGTTGGGGGTGTGATCATAATGCATGTAGATGATTTACGTAAATTTGCGCTGCAGTGGCTGCACAAAACAGTGGAGGTCCGACTCGATAGATCTCATTGGTCCAAGAACATAACAGGAGATGTCTATGAAGCTGGGTGGATTAGTGAGATGTATGGTTACTCTTTCGGTGCTGCAGAG TTGAATTTGCGGCACGTCATAAGCGACGAGATTTTGATATACCCGGGATATGTTCCTGCTCCTGGTGTGAACTACAGAGTTTTCCACTATGGCTTGGAATATAGGGTTGGTAACTGGAGTTTCGACAAAGCAAACTGGAGACACGTTGACTTGGTTAACCAATGCTGGGCTAAGTTTCCCGATCCTCCTGATCCATCATCACTTGATCAAAGTGATAATAATTCCTTACAGCGCGACTTGCTTAGCATAGAATGTGCAACGACATTGAATGAAGCTCTTCATATACACCACGAGAGAAGAAAATGCCCCGATCCTAACTCTATTTCCACTGCCAATCAGGACACAACCAATGAAACTAGAACCAATGCTGAAACTAGAACCAATGATGATGAAAGTAGAACCAATGCTGAAACTAGAACCAATGATGATGAAACTAGAACCAATGCTGAAACTAGAACCAACGGTGAAACTAGAACCGACTCCGAAACTAGAACCAGTGCTGAAGCTAGAATGGCTGTTGAAACTACTACTTCAAGAAAGTTTGGAAAAGTTGACGACATTCAGGGTTTGAGGCACGATGACGTGCCCAAAAATAATTCTCAGCAATCTTCCCAACCTGACACGTCAAACGGGACGTTCAGTTCCATGAGATTTTGGATCATGGCATTGTGGGCGGTTTCAATTTTCGCCTTCTTGGGCGTCATGTCTGTCATGCTTAAAGGCCGTAAGGGATTGAAAAAGAGAGGTAAAGGTTACAAGTCTAAGAGAAGAACTTCGTATTCTGGTTTCTGGAATACGAATGGACAGGATAATAGGCATATACGCAGCGCTGAAACAGCATAG
- the LOC104243941 gene encoding peptidyl serine alpha-galactosyltransferase isoform X3, whose amino-acid sequence MIIRGPIVPWEIGAEKGRPVSAYYGYLIGCDNVLAKLHTKHPELCDKVGGLLAMHIDDLRALAPLWLSKTEEVREDRAHWPTNYTGDIYGTGWISEMYGYSFGAAEARLRHKINDNLMIYPGYIPREGVEPILMHYGLPFNVGNWSFSKLQHHDDDIVYNCSRLFPEPPYPREITQMEPDRNKRRALFLNIECINTLNEGLLLQHAAFGCPKPKWSKYLSFLKSKTFAELSRAKPLTSQSRQMMEVEVHKEVDNAPEKPHPKIHTIFSTECSPYFDWQTVGLVHSFYKSGQPGNITRLLSCTEEDLKQYKGHDLAPTHYVPSMSRHPLTGDWYPAINKPAAVLHWMNHVKTDAEYIVILDADMIMRGPITPWEFNAARGHPVSTPYDYLIGCDNVLAKLHTRHPEACDKVGGVIIMHVDDLRKFALQWLHKTVEVRLDRSHWSKNITGDVYEAGWISEMYGYSFGAAELNLRHVISDEILIYPGYVPAPGVNYRVFHYGLEYRVGNWSFDKANWRHVDLVNQCWAKFPDPPDPSSLDQSDNNSLQRDLLSIECATTLNEALHIHHERRKCPDPNSISTANQDTTNETRTNAETRTNDDESRTNAETRTNDDETRTNAETRTNGETRTDSETRTSAEARMAVETTTSRKFGKVDDIQGLRHDDVPKNNSQQSSQPDTSNGTFSSMRFWIMALWAVSIFAFLGVMSVMLKGRKGLKKRGKGYKSKRRTSYSGFWNTNGQDNRHIRSAETA is encoded by the exons ATGATTATTCGAGGTCCAATTGTACCATGGGAGATTGGGGCAGAGAAAGGGAGGCCTGTTTCTGCGTATTATGG GTATTTAATTGGATGCGATAATGTTCTTGCGAAGCTGCATACAAAGCATCCCGAACTCTGTGACAAGGTTGGTGGGCTATTAGCCATGCATATAGATGATCTTCGAGCTTTGGCACCGCTATGGCTTTCGAAGACTGAAGAAGTACGGGAAGACAGAGCTCACTGGCCAACCAATTATACCGGCGATATCTACGGAACAGGGTGGATCAGTGAGATGTATGGATATTCATTTGGTGCTGCGGAGGCAA GACTCCGGCATAAGATTAATGATAACTTGATGATATATCCTGGCTATATTCCACGAGAGGGTGTTGAACCTATTCTTATGCACTATGGCTTGCCTTTTAATGTTGGAAACTGGTCATTCAGTAAACTACAACATCACGATGATGACATTGTCTATAATTGCAGTCGGCTCTTCCCTGAACCTCCTTATCCCCGAGAG ATAACACAGATGGAACCGGATCGTAACAAAAGGAGGGCGCTGTTTCTGAATATAGAGTGCATTAATACCTTGAATGAGGGCCTTTTGTTACAGCATGCTGCCTTTGGATGCCCTAAGCCAAAGTGGTCAAAGTATCTAAGCTTCTTAAAGAGCAAAACATTCGCTGAACTAAGTCGGGCAAAACCTTTGACTTCCCAAAGTCGGCAGATGATGGAGGTTGAAGTTCATAAAGAAGTTGATAATGCGCCTGAAAAGCCACATCCAAAAATCCACACCATTTTCTCTACAGAATGTTCACCTTACTTTGATTGGCAAACAGTGGGGCTTGTCCACAGTTTTTACAAGAGCGGTCAGCCAGGGAATATTACGAGGCTTCTAAGCTGTACAGAGGAAGACTTAAAGCAATACAAAGGCCATGATCTAGCTCCCACCCACTATGTCCCATCCATGAGCCGACATCCATTAACTGGAGACTG GTATCCGGCAATCAACAAACCAGCCGCAGTTCTTCACTGGATGAATCATGTGAAGACAGATGCTGAATACATTGTGATTCTAGATGCCGACATGATCATGAGAGGACCAATAACACCATGGGAATTCAATGCAGCTCGCGGCCATCCAGTTTCAACTCCCTATGA CTACCTTATTGGCTGTGACAACGTACTTGCAAAGCTCCACACTCGCCATCCTGAAGCTTGTGACAAGGTTGGGGGTGTGATCATAATGCATGTAGATGATTTACGTAAATTTGCGCTGCAGTGGCTGCACAAAACAGTGGAGGTCCGACTCGATAGATCTCATTGGTCCAAGAACATAACAGGAGATGTCTATGAAGCTGGGTGGATTAGTGAGATGTATGGTTACTCTTTCGGTGCTGCAGAG TTGAATTTGCGGCACGTCATAAGCGACGAGATTTTGATATACCCGGGATATGTTCCTGCTCCTGGTGTGAACTACAGAGTTTTCCACTATGGCTTGGAATATAGGGTTGGTAACTGGAGTTTCGACAAAGCAAACTGGAGACACGTTGACTTGGTTAACCAATGCTGGGCTAAGTTTCCCGATCCTCCTGATCCATCATCACTTGATCAAAGTGATAATAATTCCTTACAGCGCGACTTGCTTAGCATAGAATGTGCAACGACATTGAATGAAGCTCTTCATATACACCACGAGAGAAGAAAATGCCCCGATCCTAACTCTATTTCCACTGCCAATCAGGACACAACCAATGAAACTAGAACCAATGCTGAAACTAGAACCAATGATGATGAAAGTAGAACCAATGCTGAAACTAGAACCAATGATGATGAAACTAGAACCAATGCTGAAACTAGAACCAACGGTGAAACTAGAACCGACTCCGAAACTAGAACCAGTGCTGAAGCTAGAATGGCTGTTGAAACTACTACTTCAAGAAAGTTTGGAAAAGTTGACGACATTCAGGGTTTGAGGCACGATGACGTGCCCAAAAATAATTCTCAGCAATCTTCCCAACCTGACACGTCAAACGGGACGTTCAGTTCCATGAGATTTTGGATCATGGCATTGTGGGCGGTTTCAATTTTCGCCTTCTTGGGCGTCATGTCTGTCATGCTTAAAGGCCGTAAGGGATTGAAAAAGAGAGGTAAAGGTTACAAGTCTAAGAGAAGAACTTCGTATTCTGGTTTCTGGAATACGAATGGACAGGATAATAGGCATATACGCAGCGCTGAAACAGCATAG
- the LOC104243939 gene encoding U-box domain-containing protein 11-like: MAGGEATAGTGDHSVDTLLRLIHEVSQISIAGFCGKFKKDCTDLARRVALLAHLLEEIKDLNTHLGSFNSCFSDLSLALLAAKNLLLAANEFDTKIPSGSAAKKILFQFQCVTWKLEKALDSLPYDHFDISEEVREQVELVRIQLRRATERYSGPVNSNLLSRSLSQPLDKEIDPLHSGNSGIASLHIENIGNIDHDVRPKVRRVPQGSVPNGSACSQIVQESERIGNSSKMSEVGVPEISGSTREDDSPFKSHTESEKLDCPVIPVEFLCPISLELMRDPVIVAATGQTYERSYIQQWIDGGHTTCPKTQQQLQNLTLTPNYALRNLISDWCAKNNIEQSTTFANGKIKKGDGSFRYVSREVAAIEVIVRKLSSRSIEDCRAAVAEIRSLSKRSTENRILIAEAGAIPVLVKLLTSEDRQIQENAVTAILNLSIFDENKGIIMLAGAIPSIVQVLRAGSMEARENAAATIFSLSLGDENKILIGGSGAIPALIDLLLTGNIRGKKDAASALFNLCIYQGNKGRAVRAGIIPALLKILTDSMVDEALTILSVLANHQEAKAAITRASTIPVLIDLLRTGLPRNKENAAAILLSLCKRDSENLACLCRLGAVIPLSELAKSGTERAKRKATSLLEYLRKSQQL, from the exons ATGGCTGGCGGAGAAGCCACCGCCGGTACCGGAGACCACTCTGTTGACACTCTACTCCGGCTAATCCATGAAGTGTCACAGATCTCAATTGCTGGATTTTGTGGAAAATTCAAGAAAGATTGTACAGATTTAGCTAGAAGAGTTGCACTTTTGGCTCATTTACTTGAGGAGATTAAAGACTTAAATACCCATTTGGGTTCTTTTAATTCTTGTTTTTCTGATCTCTCATTAGCTCTTTTGGCTGCAAAGAACCTACTTTTAGCTGCTAATGAATTTGACACCAAGATCCCTTCT GGTTCAGCGGCgaagaaaatactttttcagTTTCAATGTGTTACATGGAAATTGGAGAAAGCCCTTGATAGCTTGCCATATGATCATTTTGACATATCAGAAGAAGTGCGAGAGCAG GTTGAATTGGTCAGAATACAGTTGAGACGAGCCACAGAAAGATATAGTGGCCCTGTAAATTCAAATTTATTATCTCGATCATTGTCTCAACCGCTGGACAAGGAGATTGATCCACTCCATTCAGGAAATAGTGGAATAGCAAGTTTACATATAGAGAATATTGGCAATATTGATCATGACGTTAGGCCAAAAGTTAGACGTGTTCCTCAGGGTAGTGTTCCAAATGGAAGTGCTTGCAGTCAAATAGTTCAGGAGTCAGAGAGAATAGGAAATTCATCCAAAATGTCCGAGGTTGGTGTTCCGGAGATTTCTGGTTCGACTAGAGAAGATGACTCTCCGTTTAAGAGTCACACGGAGAGTGAAAAGCTCGACTGTCCTGTAATTCCTGTCGAGTTTCTTTGCCCAATATCCCTTGAGCTCATGAGGGATCCTGTTATTGTCGCTGCCACAGGACAG ACTTATGAGAGATCCTACATACAACAATGGATAGATGGTGGGCACACAACATGCCCAAAAACTCAGCAACAACTCCAAAATCTCACGCTCACCCCAAATTACGCACTGCGAAATCTTATTAGTGATTGGTGTGCAAAGAACAATATAGAgcagtcaaccacatttgcaaatGGGAAAATAAAGAAAGGTGATGGATCATTTCGCTATGTTAGTCGGGAAGTAGCGGCTATTGAGGTAATTGTACGCAAGCTTTCAAGCAGGTCCATCGAAGATTGCAGGGCTGCAGTAGCCGAGATCCGTTCACTTTCTAAAAGAAGCACGGAGAACCGAATTTTGATTGCTGAAGCAGGAGCAATTCCAGTCTTAGTTAAATTATTGACGTCTGAAGACAGGCAGATACAAGAAAATGCTGTCACTGCTATTCTTAACCTTTCTATATTTGATGAGAACAAAGGTATTATAATGCTTGCCGGTGCTATTCCTTCTATCGTTCAAGTTCTCAGAGCGGGGAGCATGGAAGCAAGAGAAAATGCAGCAGCAACCATTTTTAGTTTGTCACTCGGCGATGAGAATAAAATATTAATAGGTGGATCCGGGGCCATACCAGCACTCATTGATTTGCTTCTGACCGGAAATATAAGAGGGAAGAAAGATGCTGCATCAGCTTTGTTTAATTTATGCATATATCAAGGAAACAAGGGTCGGGCTGTTCGGGCAGGGATTATACCAGCCCTGCTAAAAATACTGACGGATTCAATGGTTGATGAGGCTTTGACCATTCTTTCAGTCCTAGCCAACCACCAGGAAGCTAAGGCGGCCATAACAAGAGCTAGCACAATCCCAGTATTGATAGATCTTCTAAGGACAGGTTTACCTCGTAATAAAGAGAATGCGGCTGCCATCTTACTCTCGTTGTGCAAGAGAGATTCTGAGAATCTTGCTTGCCTTTGTAGGCTTGGTGCGGTTATACCTCTTTCGGAGCTTGCTAAGAGTGGCACCGAGAGAGCCAAGAGGAAGGCTACTTCATTGTTGGAGTACCTAAGAAAGTCTCAGCAGCTCTAA